The Citrus sinensis cultivar Valencia sweet orange chromosome 4, DVS_A1.0, whole genome shotgun sequence DNA segment ATAGCCTTGACTGCCTGAAAGCCTTAATCGGACTTGGAAAGTACCATTTAGTCCCTCCCTTTGACTTCCCATAATCCGATGTCGTAACAGCCACGGACCTGGATCTCCTCATCTTCACTCTCCTCTCCTCTTCCACATCAACCTCTTTGTtgccttttttattattactattattattaccaatacTGCCGCCTCCCTTCAACCACCCCCAAAACGCTGTCGTCGTTTTCGCTTTACTTCTCTCTTCAGTCGCAGCATCAACAGGCTTCGACTTTGACATGGACCGCACAAACATAGGCACCGCGACAGATCGAGATCTCCGAAAAGCCGGCTCGCTTTCTATCAAACCGCTTACCCGCCCAACTGTCCCGATACCCGCGCTCAAATTCTCGCCCCCTGATATTGAAAACCGAGAAAATGACGACGAAGAAGACGACGAAGACGATGTCGTAACGGTGCTACACGAGCAGGCACAGGGTCGCACGTTGGCGCAGTCCGGGCAGAGAGATGAGAGGCGTTCGCGGAGACAAGTTGGACAAATTCCCGTACGGTGTCGTTTCGTTGGGTGTTCTGGACATTTCCACACCTCCTCCTCGTCCATGTAAATCGCTGCCATTTTttctcctttcctttttcctttttcctgcGTTGAATTATATATAGTTTCTGTGGTTTTGAAAACGGGTGACGTTTATAAAGTCAATATAACATACACGTGACCATGGTTGCCCAACCATGGTTGGACATTCAACCTTGGTTGGCAGAACAGCAcgtttttgtcttttattacGTTCGCGTATGTTCCCCCGACGTTCGAAGCTGATTTACGGGGACGCTACTTGGTGTGAACGCGTGTAAGACATTTTTGATCTTTAACATCATGAGCATGACCCAAAGGAgataaatttgaaatcaatCAGTCATGGAAGAACAACTACGTTGTGGGTccctaaattattgaatttcaagTAATAACCAAAAGTTAGGTTTTGGAGTCAACCTAGCATGCAGCGCTGTATCTCATACAGCGCATGCGTGCAACCGGTACAACCGGTTTTTAATCggttaatataacaaaaattatatttttatttatttttaatgtgaaaaaattattaaaaaaagataaaattataattaaatgaggtaaaagattgtaataattttaaatttataaatagtataaaaaatataaaaaaaattataaatatatcacaaaatagttatatttctacttattttatcaaatttcaatatttataatgtatgtttcaagtttacttttcaaattcttatttttcatgacaatttatttaaattttggtacGTTATTTCAACTCATTTTCCCACTAgtttttggttctatatttccactcttttcatcaaatttcagCTTTTTAGAcgaatatttcaagtttatttttatatctctacaatctgttaaactttatctagtttttggtaaattcttccaatttattttttcaccactttttggttctatattcctacttttttttattgaattccaacattttgtttggatatttcaaatttaatttctaaatctCTATTTTCcgttaaaatttatcaaattcttagtaagttgtttcaactcatttttttactagttattgattttatatttccactcttttcatcaaattctaaatttttagattaatatttcaagtttattttccATATCGCTATAttttgttaaactttatctAGTTATTGGTAAGTTGTTccaacttatttttccaccattttttttttgttcaatatttctactctttttattgaattccaacattttgggtaaatatgtcaaatttatttttcagctCCCTACTTCAcgtttaaatttatcaaattcttggtaagttatttaaacttttaggttAACTTCTTCCATTCTTGTTCCCAGcacttttttggttttatattccaactattttcatttaattctaacattttgtttaaatatttcaagttcattttctAGATCTCGACTTATTGTTAACTTTTATCAGATTCttgttaagtttttaaaacttttaggTTATGCTCCTCAACTCCTGTTTCTAccatttttttgttctatatttccactcttttaatttaatttcaatatttgtcatgaatgtttcaagtttattttttgatccctacttattgttggatttattagatttttggtaactctttccaaattttaggttaaccatttcaactattttttttcaccaCTTTATGGTTatatatttctactctttttattgaattccaaaattttatttggatatttcaagttcaatttCTAGATCCCTACTttccataaaaatttatcaaatttttggtaaattatttcaacttttgggtTAACTTATTCCACTCTTATTCCcaccactttttggttctGTATTCTGactattttcattaaattctaACATTTTGCTTGGATATTTCAGGTTCATTTTCTATATCTCAACTGattgttaaactttatcaaattcttgttaatttcttgaaacttttaaattatgcTTCTCAACTCTTGTTTCctccatttttttgttttatatttctactcttttaatttaatttcaatattttttgtgaatgttcggagtttattttttgattccTACTTATTGTCGGATTTTTTAGATTCTTAGTAACTCTTTCTGAATTTTAGTTTAACCCCATCAACTACtttttccaccactttttggttctatattcctactttttttattgaatttcaatattttgtttggatatttcaagtttgttTTCTATATCCCTactttccattaaaatttattaaagtcttggtaaattgtttcaattttgGGTTAATTTCTTCCACTCTTATTCCCACCATTTTTTGGTTATGTATTCCGACTATTTTCATtgaattctaatattttacttAGATATTTCAGGTTCATTTTCTATATCTCAACTAattgttaaactttatcaGATTCTCGTTAATTTCTTGAAACTTTTAGGTTATGCTTCTCAACTCTtgtttccaccattttttgttttatatttctactctttttgtttaattttaatatttttcgtgaatgtttcaagtttttttttcctatttattttttaatttatcagaTTCTTGGTATCTCTTTCTGAATTTTAGGTTAACCccttcaactcttttttccaccctttttggttttatattcccactttttttattgaatttcaacaTTTTGTTTGGATACTTCAAGTTTGATTTATAGATCCCTactttccattaaaatttatcaaattcttagtaAGTCGTTTTAACTCATTTTTCCATCGGTCATTGGTTTTATATTTCCacttttttcatcaaattccAATTTTGTAAgttgatatttcaagtttattttttatgtcgCTATATTCTATTTGACTTTATCTAGTTATTAGTAAGTTGTTccaacttatttttccaccattttttggtttaatatttctactctttttattgaattccaacattttgggtaaatatgtcaaatttattttttagctcCCTACTTCgcgtttaaatttattaaatttttggtaaattatttcaacttttgggtTAACTTCTTCCACTCTTGTTCCCACCACttttttggttctatattccaactattttcatttaattctaacattttgtttaaatatttcaagttcattttctAGATCTCGATTTATTGTTAACCTTTATTAGATTCTTATTAAGtccttaaaaattttaggttatgctcttcaactcttgttttcatcattttttggttctatatttctaatccttttttttttaattctaatgtTTTTCGTGAATGTTTCAAATTTAGTTTTTGATCCCTActtattgttggatttatcatTTCTTGGTAACTCTTTCTGAATTTTAGGTTAAGctcttcaattcttttttccaccaccttttggttttatattcttactcttttcatttaattccaACATTTaacatgaatgtttcaagttcatttttaaatccctatttatagttgaaatttatcaaattattggTAACTACTTACAATTTTTGGGTTAAGCTCTTCAATTGTTGTTCCCACcagtttttggttttatattccttttctttttgttgaattcCAATATCTTAGGTGAATATTTCAAGTCTATTTTTAAGATTCTTACTTCTTattggaatttatcaaaattctttgtaagtttttccaacttttggATTAACATTTTCAACTCTTTTTCCCACCACATTTTGGTTCGATATTCCCACTCTTTGAAataaattccaatattttggGTAATGTTCCAAGTGCActttatgaattttttctttcctttataAGTTTTCAAGTTTCTAGTAATTTGTTCTCATTTTTGCGTAAGTTATTCTTACTCTTTTACACatgataatgattttatgtttctattattttcattaaattccaACACTATAGTCACAAGTTCTAGGTCCTTTTTTCTTATCTAATAATagtattctttttaaaataataataatttcaataaggtAAATTATGTTTAACCCCTTGCTATTTttacaaatatcaatttaccacataatattgaaaaattgttATTGCAACCCtttataaatttcaacattttgGGTCCATAATgtgtccttttcttttctttttttttaatttcttcattacTTTATAAGATCTTTTGAACTTGATTGTATGTATACTTGagcttttaatttctttagtttttcataactccaacggtatatatataaataacaagTAAGAATGATTGCAATTGTTATGCTTCTAAAGTTACGATGGTATGAgttaaaatatctatttatGTTGAAAcatctcccttttttttttctttttgaggattatgaaacaaaaataaattttatctaaaacACTTAATTTGTATAAAGTTTATAACAccctattttcttttcaaaatactTTCTTTAATGTCTCCTCACTTCAACCGAAATTCATGTCATCATAAGTAgtgtgattattttatttgtatcacTACTActattagtatttatttttaatattactacagttattattattattattactaatatgcTTTGTGAGATttatagttaaatataataaggaTGTATAATAATATACGCTATTTTGGTACTCATttagattattaaaatatcattaacatTTGATTGcacaattgatatttttagGCTACAAAACCAAAGGTATTGAAATATCTTTCTTTAATTGAAATCATTATTCATTACTTCAAGAGATTTGATCATCTATACTTGAGACTTTAACCTTTGATCACATCTATGCTCacttattattcaaataattataatttattaacatcACTTTTTTAATGAGTATATTCTCATTTAAATATGcatataattttctatttactaaataagttcttcaatttttcagGACTTAACTAAAATAGTTTTCCAATATTTGTCATAACTAATATGtcattaagaaaatataacacCACAGTTATaacacaagattattattttggcgtatttttattattttttaaacggTATGTTGGTGTTTGTTTGTGAATGAAATTACAATACCCTAATAATTTATGCAAtgcactaaaaaaattaatcaaataaaaaattccatCCATCCAAACAGgtttatgagatttttttacaagcttgtgggaaaatgattttacttttagCATCAAAGAAAACcaatacaaaattgaatcaattTACAACTTTCAAAAGCTAGACATCATATGCTGCTAGATTTTCGGGTCTCTGCaatcaaatgcataatattatttttttattcttcagTGTGACAATAAAAGTGCAGAAACCTTTGCCAACAATCCTAAATACCATCCGAGAACTAAATATATTGAGTTAGATCTTCATTTTATCTGGGAACACATTACCAATAAGGAAAATTGCTATTGAACATGTTTCAAGCTTTGATCAGTTAGTAGATGTGCTCACTAAACCGCTTGGCtttgattattttacttaTATGAGAACTAAGCTCAGTGTCTGTCCAGGACCTTGAGCTCACGGGGGCATGTTAAGAATAAATAGATTTACGGGTCTCTGCAATCAAATAACGTATGAAAAACCAGATGGTGTTAGAAAACAATTCTtcgaaacaataaaaatatctagAATTTCAAATGCATGTCCTAAATTCTAATAAACTTCATTTTCAATAGAGATCTAATAGCATAGTTTTTCAAgcatgtttaatttattagtttttcaaatgattAGTTGGCATTTGCCTGTAAATGAACTTTATCCAGTGCACTAAAAAATgaaccaaatcaaaatttccatTCATCTACACAAGTTTACAAGAATCTTTTACAAGTTcttggaaaataattttgaaacttttgacatcaaataaaaaacacaaaactaAATCTATTTACAGCTTCCAAAAACTAGAGTTCAAATGCTGCTATATTTCAAGGGTCCTtgcatacaaaaaaaatatattaaataaatggtAATAGAAAACAAGgcttggaaaaaataaataatattcaaaatttcaaatgcacGTCCTAAATTCTAGGGtaggataaaataaattttatttttaaccaaaaaaaacttaatgcaaactaaacacaaaactatatactaatatattatttctaaagaaattttttaacagtaatattaaaacataaaattattctcaGACTAGCATACTTGTTCTATGCAACCTTTATGTCAACTTTATTTTAACGATAAAGTATCTTTGGAAGATAAAGAGGAGAATACATCTACAATAAACAAGAACAAAATTGATTGCATGAATGATGAGAGAATACATCTAGAATGAACAAGAACAAAATTGGTTGcatgaataatataaatcatcaaatagCATCTAATATGAACAACTCACAAAGTGCAATAGAAACTAAGCACCTAAagataattgtcaaaaattcaTCAGCATATAGATTTGTTCTTGTAAGTAAAATGCATTCAAAATGTAAACCTTCTTTATTTATCCATTTGCTTGTATATTTATTGTAGTTTtcataattcttataatttgtCGGCATGCCCAGACAATCGGTTCAAGTAGCCAGAGCACGTAAAATATCTAGATTACTAATTACCATAGCACTTAAAATAGTAGTAATGTCAATACCATGGCGGGGGgtaaaaactcaaatcaatAGAATTTTCAATACCACAGCAGGGGGGAAAAACTGAAATCAATGTAATTTTCAATACCACTGCAGGGGGAAAACtcaaatcaatataatttttaattttcatttttctagcATGAAATActggaattaaataaaacttctATAGAAATCAATATTACAATTGTATTTAGTTTaggaaacaaatgaaaaaaaataacacagGACTGAGAAGCAAGTTGGCCAAACCAGACTCATAATTCCCATCACCTTTGCATAACATGTAATAGTAAAATAGTGACACAGAAACCACAAAATTCATGCATTGAAATCAAAACATCACAGCAATTCAAGAAACTTGAAATTCATTTGTTGCTCTGAAAGAGGAGAATACATCCAGAATTAACAAGATGAAAACTTTTCAAGACTACTGATCCATGATTACGTGAACAACATATATCATGAAATAGcatttaatatgaaaaactTACAAAATGCAATA contains these protein-coding regions:
- the LOC102623028 gene encoding uncharacterized protein LOC102623028, with protein sequence MAAIYMDEEEVWKCPEHPTKRHRTGICPTCLRERLSSLCPDCANVRPCACSCSTVTTSSSSSSSSSFSRFSISGGENLSAGIGTVGRVSGLIESEPAFRRSRSVAVPMFVRSMSKSKPVDAATEERSKAKTTTAFWGWLKGGGSIGNNNSNNKKGNKEVDVEEERRVKMRRSRSVAVTTSDYGKSKGGTKWYFPSPIKAFRQSRLSKVVLQERSPMYRG